From Abyssisolibacter fermentans, one genomic window encodes:
- a CDS encoding helix-turn-helix domain-containing protein, with product MSDYYNKLQKTLDYIEEHIKEDISLEELSALCFYSAHHFHRVFQSIVGIPVTDYIRKRKLSVAAGEIIETDKKIVDIALDYGFNSHETFSRAFKRIFDITPNAYRKLNTHAIPTDFWKVSFANSALQKRYMRAVETLCERLKKDINVLAVIIMGSLSYDQVWEKSDIDMTIIVNDNCKLKSELCLLEDDIYINGHVLARTEFKKMIGKSSQASMTHSYYSLGTLIYCKDESLKELFENIFDTNKIGERDKSYALMERTEWVLWRLYKAEKWLKVKSDVKYSYLWITETLKHIAAIEVLLNNNIPSREVILQALKYNNPIIEKLYLGLMDERKNSIYVSRSIDMIYEYLRQHIDIICKPILDYFNKVNEMKALSTIVQDFNKTISTHIICEICEWLCEEGILVKDISETHITNKSNTVVYEPAYFKNDVDIDIFI from the coding sequence ATGTCTGATTATTATAATAAGTTACAGAAAACACTGGATTATATTGAAGAACATATAAAAGAGGATATTTCACTTGAAGAATTATCGGCTTTATGTTTCTACTCTGCCCATCATTTTCATAGAGTATTTCAATCTATAGTAGGGATACCTGTTACAGATTACATAAGAAAGAGAAAATTGTCTGTAGCAGCGGGGGAAATAATAGAAACGGATAAGAAAATAGTGGATATAGCATTAGATTATGGATTTAACTCTCATGAAACATTTTCAAGAGCATTTAAGAGAATATTTGATATTACTCCAAATGCATATAGAAAGCTGAATACACATGCTATACCTACTGATTTCTGGAAAGTTAGTTTTGCTAATAGTGCTTTGCAGAAGCGATATATGAGAGCTGTTGAAACTTTATGTGAAAGATTAAAAAAAGACATTAATGTCCTTGCAGTAATTATAATGGGAAGCCTTTCTTATGATCAGGTTTGGGAAAAATCTGATATAGATATGACTATTATAGTTAATGATAATTGTAAACTTAAGTCTGAGCTATGCCTTTTAGAAGATGATATATATATAAACGGACATGTACTGGCTAGAACTGAATTTAAAAAAATGATTGGGAAAAGTTCACAAGCATCAATGACACATTCTTATTACTCATTAGGGACATTAATTTATTGTAAAGATGAATCATTAAAGGAACTGTTTGAAAATATTTTTGATACAAATAAAATAGGTGAAAGAGATAAATCCTATGCTTTAATGGAAAGAACGGAATGGGTTCTTTGGAGGTTATATAAAGCAGAAAAGTGGTTAAAAGTTAAAAGTGATGTTAAGTACTCGTATTTATGGATAACTGAAACATTAAAACATATAGCAGCAATCGAGGTACTATTAAATAATAATATTCCTTCGAGAGAGGTTATATTACAGGCCTTAAAGTATAATAATCCAATTATCGAAAAATTATATTTGGGATTGATGGATGAGAGAAAAAATAGTATATATGTATCGCGCTCTATTGACATGATTTATGAGTATTTAAGACAACATATAGATATCATATGCAAGCCTATCCTAGATTATTTTAATAAAGTTAATGAGATGAAAGCACTTTCAACAATTGTACAAGATTTTAATAAGACTATAAGTACTCATATAATTTGTGAAATATGTGAATGGCTTTGTGAAGAGGGGATTCTTGTGAAAGATATCTCAGAAACACATATAACGAATAAGAGTAATACTGTTGTATATGAACCTGCTTATTTTAAGAATGATGTAGATATTGACATATTCATATAG
- a CDS encoding NlpC/P60 family protein, whose protein sequence is MDKNLQNLIDNSIKWALSHLNSTAYTFMCLGFVEDALERSNSIEIFGGDSAKESADLYEAHRFKGMPPKGSFVFYDCVGVIKGITKNWGHVGLATDDGKVIHAWDKVRIDDYREIENLATAPGWDKLQYIGWVPLERILIGHCTKVYE, encoded by the coding sequence ATGGATAAAAATTTACAAAATCTTATTGATAATTCTATAAAGTGGGCATTAAGCCATCTAAACAGTACAGCTTACACATTCATGTGTTTGGGATTTGTGGAAGATGCTTTGGAACGTAGTAATAGCATTGAGATATTCGGAGGAGATAGTGCCAAAGAATCTGCGGATTTATATGAAGCACATAGATTTAAAGGGATGCCGCCTAAAGGGTCTTTTGTGTTTTATGATTGTGTAGGAGTAATTAAAGGAATCACTAAAAACTGGGGACATGTAGGTTTGGCTACTGATGATGGTAAGGTAATTCATGCATGGGATAAAGTGAGAATAGATGATTATAGAGAAATTGAAAATCTTGCAACAGCACCAGGATGGGACAAACTTCAATATATTGGATGGGTACCACTTGAACGTATTTTAATAGGGCATTGTACTAAGGTTTATGAATAA
- a CDS encoding class I SAM-dependent methyltransferase, with protein MSKQSQVNKKAWSYKANEFWRNNLGAPTDVAKDMLKQPNYYLRRHIEYLGDVNGKKVINLLGSCGKKAIPLAILGADVTVVDISEENMKYATEVAKEANININYIVSDVLELNINEIQDSFDIAYLEGGILHYFVDINEIALKIYNLLKVGGKLVLNDFHPFRKILKEPDIFKEVGDRLEIGGNYFDDELNVAEVAYEKFFPVNEQNEFPKCLLRYWTMGEIISSFASVGFVIEKLVEGPRFDSHKNIPGEFTLVASKLKIILPHTKG; from the coding sequence ATGAGTAAGCAAAGTCAAGTTAACAAAAAGGCATGGAGTTATAAGGCTAATGAATTTTGGAGAAATAATCTGGGTGCGCCAACTGATGTTGCTAAAGATATGTTAAAACAACCTAATTATTATTTGAGAAGACATATTGAATATTTAGGAGATGTCAATGGAAAGAAAGTTATCAATCTACTTGGTTCATGTGGCAAAAAAGCAATTCCATTAGCGATACTTGGTGCTGATGTAACTGTTGTTGATATATCTGAAGAGAATATGAAATATGCAACGGAGGTGGCTAAAGAAGCTAATATAAATATAAACTATATAGTATCAGATGTGTTAGAATTAAATATTAACGAAATACAGGATAGCTTCGATATTGCCTATCTTGAGGGTGGAATATTACATTATTTTGTAGATATAAATGAAATTGCACTGAAAATATATAATCTTTTAAAAGTAGGAGGAAAATTAGTTTTAAATGATTTTCATCCATTTAGGAAAATACTTAAAGAACCAGATATATTTAAGGAAGTAGGGGATAGGTTAGAAATAGGAGGAAATTATTTTGATGATGAATTGAACGTTGCTGAAGTAGCATATGAAAAGTTTTTCCCAGTTAATGAACAAAATGAATTTCCAAAGTGTCTACTAAGATATTGGACTATGGGTGAAATTATTAGTTCCTTTGCATCAGTAGGTTTTGTTATTGAAAAACTTGTTGAAGGACCACGATTTGATTCTCATAAAAATATTCCAGGTGAGTTTACATTAGTAGCATCTAAACTAAAAATTATTTTACCCCACACCAAAGGGTAG
- a CDS encoding SAM-dependent methyltransferase: MKYLKSKQYDNEFIKENMMGPNSMIILENLLESVPLTSNMRVLDLGCGKGLTSIFLAKEYGVQVFAVDLWISASENYKRFKKMGLDNQIIPIHADAISLPFAEDYFDAVISIDAYHYFGCNETYFDTCLSKLLKKDALIAIGIPGMKYEIHNCIPDEMKPYWEEEALALWNSCDWWEKLLLKSNSFEIKKIHEMDCFNEAWQDWLKTNNRFALEDRLMIETDNGRYMNLISILGNKK; encoded by the coding sequence ATGAAATATTTAAAAAGCAAACAATACGACAATGAATTTATTAAAGAAAATATGATGGGACCTAATTCAATGATAATATTAGAAAATTTATTAGAAAGTGTTCCGTTGACAAGTAACATGAGAGTATTAGATTTAGGATGTGGAAAAGGATTAACATCAATCTTTTTAGCAAAAGAATATGGAGTTCAAGTATTTGCGGTAGATTTATGGATTTCAGCGAGTGAAAACTATAAACGCTTTAAAAAAATGGGTTTAGATAATCAAATTATACCAATACATGCAGATGCAATATCGTTACCTTTTGCAGAGGATTATTTTGATGCAGTTATTAGTATTGATGCATACCATTATTTTGGATGTAATGAAACATATTTTGATACATGCTTATCAAAATTATTAAAGAAAGATGCTTTAATTGCTATTGGTATTCCTGGTATGAAATACGAAATACATAATTGTATTCCAGATGAAATGAAACCTTATTGGGAAGAAGAGGCACTTGCATTATGGAATTCTTGCGATTGGTGGGAAAAATTATTATTAAAATCAAATAGTTTCGAAATTAAAAAAATTCACGAGATGGACTGCTTTAACGAAGCATGGCAAGATTGGCTAAAGACAAATAATAGATTTGCTCTTGAAGATAGACTTATGATTGAAACGGACAATGGAAGATATATGAATTTAATCTCTATCTTAGGAAATAAAAAATAG